DNA sequence from the Armigeres subalbatus isolate Guangzhou_Male chromosome 1, GZ_Asu_2, whole genome shotgun sequence genome:
aatgtttgtgattcgattgcagcgtgccttaagctcaggtagtccagtacgctgaaactgcctgcgaatgacattccgcaatcgaatcaaatctttggtgaatgtatcgatgtttaaggagttgcttacctgccgagccgtcggtatctcccaagcaaccagaagttcggataagaaaggctattttggcttaatcagctctcattttaagtaattttctgtatggtgggagcgtaaaagtgaactttaaagtttcgttaaggatgcttggaacttgatgtgaaccatagtgaaccaattagttcggttaagagtaaatttaagtaaaatctgaacttctggttgcttgggctcTGGCCACCgagtcgatactttccggcgtctcaggacgcacctcgtaatcgacggagttgtcgacgcactgctggaaccgctgccagttcactcgatggtagtttcgccgtaactgctggtgccgattgaccaaggagcccacttccgccaccaccggatagtgatccgtaCTGAGCTCCTGCTGGACAACTGGCTGCGAGAAATGGCCATTCATGTCCGTGATGtataggtcgagggttgcgtgggTACAATGACCGACTCCAGctgagtgggggaatccgggctcaagatcgtgtagtgaccttcctccatatcgttgctccagatggtgccgtttcgattgccgcgactgttgccccaggcttgatgtttggcattcaagtcgccggcaataatatactggccttgcctccgcgtaagcttgacgatgtccctccgaagggcagccgatgatccatcgccggctttggcttgcgttgaacagtacgccgcgatgagcgcgattgtgccgaccgaagtggtgatttcgacaccgatggcctcgatgacactgagctggaagcttggaagcagacgacagttgatgttgtagcgaagagcgatggccacaccgcctcccctggtcggccggtcgagtcgcacgatgcggaagtccgggatgttgacgttcacctccagttttaggtgcgtttcggtgatgaacgccacgtctatttccttctccttagtttagttggttaaagctCAAGTCTAACGTAGTGAGCGTCGTGGGTTTGAGTTCCATCGAAAGACAAGTGGTAACCTCCAATACACTTGTCGAATctaaatcttccacataatatacataatcacatctgagttttcagatcATTGTAAAATAATCTTCAAGTCGGGTGGagcataggcaattaactttgattgaactctaAGATTTTTTGGGCCACTTGGGTTCAATAACAATCCGAAGACCTACGAAATGgacattttttaattaaatcaaaataggaCGTGTGTCACCTCATGCTTGTTGATTTCACGAAACAATGAAATAAATTCTGTTTTGTGGCTTTTAGGCCTACTAAAGAAAAACTTGTTCAATTAAATCAaaacaggggccctccttagccgtgcagtgtgacgcgcggctacaaagcaagaccatgctaagggtggctgggttcgattcccggtgccggtctaggcaattttcggattgggaattgtctcgactttcctgggcatacaagtatcaccgtgttagcctcatcatatacgaatgcaaaattggtaacctggctaggaaacctcgcagttaaaaaatgtggaagtgtttaatgaacactaagctccgaggcggctctgtcccagtgtagggatgtaatgccaataggggaatccattaattacgtaatgcaaaaattggactttttcaaccccctcccccctatgtcacactttttgtatgaagcttctgaaaattttgtatggatcgtcacacttcactcaaccacctctaagtgttacgtaatttgtggacgttccctagGAAGAGGAGAAGAAGGTTATCAACATTAAGCCTAGTCTAGTCGGATTGAACCCAGGTCGCCAAGGAACCCTagaaatatcattcccatctttgttttgtaaaatcatgaagcttgCGGTAtcacacgacctgttttgactcaaTATAGAACCATTCCGCAGGTCCTTCAGATTGAAGCCGATGTGATCGGAGCAACCCGTAGAATACTATTTCCTTCATTGTTttataaaatcatgaagtttgaggtatgACATGATGTGTTTTGACTTTAGGAAATTTAGGAAATGGCCATTCTGTAAGTCCTCCGGATTGGTCCGCTTTTGTAATGGATTGAACCCAAGTAGCCCagaaaccctaaaaatatctttAGCATCATTGCATTGTGaaattatgaagatttttttattacacgactttgactcaatttagaaaatttctattttgtcCTCAGGATGCAACTGATATATGactagattcagtcacaatgaagttgctgtaacaatttttgtctgacttgtgctgcacGGGCTAGGAAGCCCTTAAAatattattcatattttgacTCAATTTAGGTAATGCTGGAGGTCCCCCGGCTTGTGGCCGATGCGGCCGGATTAGGTCCGATTGGCACAGGAATGAAAATATCATTctgatcattgctttgtgaaatcgtGAAGTTTGCTATTTCAAATCACTTATGTTGACTCAATTTAGAAATTGGCAATTCCGGAGATATTGTGACTGGATTGAACCCAAGTTGCTCTGGAAccctgaaaatatcattcctataattattttgtaaaatcatgaagtttgaggcgtCACACGAACTGCTTTgacttaaatttgtaaattgGCTTTTTTTCGGGGGACAACAAACCCCAATGGATTCTGGAATTATTTCTTGAACCGTActtacacagcaaataattttgaaaattcaacgacgtgtaaaactgCAGGCTACCCCATCaatcgaattaacattcgatattcaattaaatttgattgaattttacaagcaagcaccgtttatttttttttcgatttaatcgaatagtgagatcgattgaatgttacgtttatttgcatgctccaaatatgagcatgaaaatacatttaaaatcacaacatatttttatccgtGTAGAATGGTCCCAAATTCAAATAATCCCAATGATCACCAAATCACGCAACGTTATTTAAGCCGTATTGATGGTTTTGCCAGTATCCGAGTGAATAATTCTCAGGTTAGGTCTTGCTTGAATTAGTTTTGGTAATAAAATAGTTCTGTGTTCTGCGCTCGAGCACATAAGTCgggttaagtttttttttcaactttttctgaatattcaaatatttacaAGGGATAAACGCTCGGCCGACAGCTTATCCCTTGAAAATGGTCCGATACacgggaccgaaacgtcgggctatgccaaactagccgtcctaattaaattagactgagaatGCCAACGTCAAAATATCCATTCTACCATTCTCTCTTACAATTCTCAATTCATACATGAATCTCTTCCCTCCCTTCAACAGACAGGATTTTATTCCTGTGGAGCACCAAGGAGTTCGCCAGCGCCAAGAACCGGCGATCGTTTCGAATCAACGTGGAGTACGACTATGCCGTTCGAGTGCGCTGGAGTCCCGATGGACGGGCGCTGGTTGCGTACAAGTACAGCGAGGGTTGCGTCGAAGTTTACAAGGTGGACAAATCCGACGGTTGGTTCCTAAATCCGACCAAGGGTAGTACTTTCCCGCGAGCCCACATGGAAGATATCGTTGGCTTCGGCATTGCACCGGATGGAAAGTACCTCATGACCTGCTCTAACAAAACCGATCTGACCGTTTGGGACGTACGAGGTAACGTGTTGGAGAAGATCGATACTTTTCTGATGACAACCTACAATGCAATTTCTCCTTGCGGGAAATTCATCGGGGCCTGCGGCTTCATGAGTGATGTTCCTTGTGGGAGGTGAAGTTCAGTAGATCAGGAGAGTTCCAATCGATTCAGAAGGCGTTCGACCTGTCCGGACATAAATCGGGAATCTACGACTTCGCTTTTGATCAGGATAGCTCAAAGACCGTTACCGTATGTAAGGATGGAACTTGGAAGATTTACAATACGAATAGTAagttttgtttcaaattaatTGGTTTGTTTATACTTGTAACCGTATACTTTACAGTTGAATATCACAAGGGGGAGATGCCGCGCTGTCTTGTAACTGGAACCTATGAACCAACTAGTGCTGCCGCCCTCGTTGCAATTAGCCCTTCAGGGGAAGTTGTTGCCATCGCTACCGGAAACTCAATCCAGTTCTTCAATGCCATGTCCGGACTATCTGAAGGTTTCATCGAAAATATGTGTTCAGGTGATTAGTTATGCTCATATATTGAAGTACAAAGTTTCAGGAGGATCAAAACATAACGCCACATTGTCCTGATCTTACtccatcttttttcttcatAGGTCAAATAACTGCGCTTCAGTTCGATTCGATGGGAAAATATTTGCTGGTTTGCGCTGACCGCTACATTCGCATCTTCCATAACATTCCTGGATACAAAGTGGCCTTAGAAAGTGCTGTGAAGAAGCTGAAGCAACCGAAGATGTCCGCCGCCATGCGAGAGCGCATTGAAATGCAGATTAACGAAAATGAAGCGTTTTTGAAAAAGTTTGAGTAGGTTTGTTTGTGCATAACACCATGAAGGACGAATAATATTAATTTCTTCATTGGAGACTGATGGGAACTATTCAAATCCTTATGAACAACTATTACCTACACTGGAGATAACTGGGAAATTTTACGTCTTTGTAGGATTATTTATGATAGTTTTCAATTACATATACAATAACTGCCATAATGTGAAAATAAATCTATGTTAAGTGAATGTTCAAAAACTAGTaccgaaaataataaaattaatggCTTGCAAAACTAAGTTTTCCTGTTTATTAAGTTACTCGTTAAAATAGATAGACAAGCATGTAATCTTGTTATTAACCCACCGGAACTCGCATACTCTTGCACTACTCACCCAGCCCGCTGCTCTTGTGAACAACAAGCGTGCTTTTTAAAAACGGTGCAAATCCTAGAAGGTTAATATACACCATTTCATGGCTCATTTATACACGccaaaatcaatcaatcgatTAATTTTACAAAAAGCGATTAATTAGTAATGATAGTTTTATGCTTCATTTGAGTGTTCATCACTAAAGTGGCAATATCAATATGCCCGTGACTAATCATTGATTCACTTGCAGAATGCATCTATTTTGCAAACTAGTGTGAATAATATTAAAAGAGATATTCAACAAATGAATAAGGTCTCTAGGTTGAATTTCATTGAGGATGATGGTTGCATTTTGTCCAATGAAATATTTACTCAACAGAAAGTTGAATGCCCCCCTCCAGTTAGCCTACGGTCAAGGATGTTTTTGAGTGGAGACAATTCTCGACTACACCCAGGTTTtattttacacggtttggttttaatGAAACAACGAGTTAATCCCACGAAGAAaaccacaaaaaataaaaaaaaaaatcatggggtTTTTCAAAAGCTGTAAAACTTCAGGttgaccgagaaattaatgaaaacCTGTGTGTACCTGGGCATAATGTATCTCTTGCTATAAGGCAACAAGGCCGAATGGTCGTTTAGGCTTGTAACGATATTATTTAAATCCGTTGCTAACTATACTTTTGCCATACTCGCCCGAAAATACGATTCAATAGTATATAATTAACTGATTATTAGTAACCGAATACCGAATATCGACCGATCACTCACCTGTATAGGTAATAGACTTATCCTCCCAATTCCTACTCTCCTCTTATATCTTCATACGGTGCAGTAGGATGCAGATGCTTCATTACAACACCCCCTCCAGTGATTACAAATAATTCTATAGTTTCGTGATTTATAACAATTCCTACCACTCCTTGGTTCTGTGTGTTTTTACTAGGTTGGACCGGTGGGTTCAAACTCAAAGTACGGTTTCATTGTACTTATATGAAACCGTCCTCTCTCCTTGCCACATAAACATCCTCATCGCAATTTTTCACATCTTtgtataggacatttgaccgaaaatgtaatttgaaaagtgagaaatgaggagtgagaagtgagacgtctcactactcacttcttatatctcagTGCTCACTGTAatgtaagtgagaagtgaataatgagacgtctcacttatcatccctcatttctcacttctcgctgtgaagGAACGTTTTTTTCTCAACCAGCATGAAACCTATCCGCAACttacacaaattacgtaacgctttaaggggagggagggggtcatgCCGAACGTtgcgatccatacaaaaaataaacctttcatacacgcaaaaaaaatattgcagtcgaaactaccattccgagagttattttaagaatgtgcaccgacgattttcagcagcaCATAACatacccgtttgattttaccatgcgcgtagtaaaaatcaactgtggttcATGTGGAATGTTGTCACTTGAACCgaaacagtggtgaatttctctgaaaccatggtaaaatttactgaatTCCATTctagttttaaaaacagagcgtagtctaGTCTTCCGATGTTCGCGGCAGCTTCTCAatagctcatgcaactcgttgttcattcgcctcttccacgtaccgtccgctacctgcaccccaccataaatgaTACGCAGCCCTTTCCTtacgaaaactccaagtgcgtgttggtcctccacgagcatcgtccaggtcccgtgtccgtagagaactacgggtcttataagcgttttgtagatagtgagtttggtacggcggcgaactctattcgatcggagcgtcttgcggagtccaaagtgcgattttctgccatgatgcgtctccgaatttctctgctggtatcgttatcggcggtcaccagtgagcctgaGTATACAAATTCTGGTTCATATtaacacctcgatttcgtcaccaccgataggaactcgtggtgggtggcttacattgacctctcttgagcctcttgctatcatgtacttcgtcttcgacgtgttgatgactagtccaatcggtttagcttcgcttttcagtctgatgtaggcttcctccatcctctcaaagttacgtgccataatatcaatggcATCGGTTTGGCGAAGCCTACTTggggatacatgcagctttttatagaggtttaacagggcccactgtcaaaccccaccacatcctaggcaggcgccacaactcgcagatggcctggggaggcgtcgtcaagcccttggacatagtccctgctgcccacttgttacttgggatatacCGAAGAACAAATATTGAATATTCTCAAAGCTCATTTATCTCCAAAAATAACAAACGGAACTTTTGAAAGTAGAGTATGTAAAATGTCAAGTTTTAAtgttttgtaattattttcagaattttatatatttgccataaataaataattacttGAAAATCATGAGACGTGAATaataaaattgattcaaaatgtaAGTATAAAATAGCAAATGAGAAATAGTGAATAATtaattaaggtaccccggggcaactGGGACCTAGAAAAACGCTagttaaacaaaatttttaacGTATACTTAGAAAACATAGTATTTAAGGACATTAACCacgtttcatttatttatttatttagtctacatgtaaacagataacactgaatcaacaatttgacgccacaatacacggttcgaggccgcatttctccatcctcggatacgccccacgctcgccaagtcgttttgcacctggtctgcccatctcactcgctgcgctccacgccgtctcgtacctgccggatcggaagcgaacaccatctttgcagggttgctgcccggcattcttgcaacatatcctgcccatcgtacccttccggctttagctaccttctggatactgggttcgttgtagagttgggcgagctcgtggttcattcttcgccgccacacaccgtcttcttgcacaccgccaaagatggtcctaagcacccgtctctcgaatactccgagtgcttgcaagtcctcctcgagcattgtccatgatTCATGTCCGTACAGGACAACCGGTCTTGtcaacgtcttgtacatgacttCCCGGCccgtaggcccgacttccacagatgatgcgccttcgtatttcacgactaacattgttttcagccgttagcaaggatccgaggtagacgaattcctcgaccatctCTAAGGTatctccgtctatcgtaacactgctttccaggcgtgacctgtcgcgctcggttccgcccacaagcatgtactttgtctttgacgcattcaccaccagtccaacttttgttgcttcacattTCAGGCGGATGtgcagttctgccacctttgcaaatattcggccgacaatgtccatgtcatccgcgaaacaaataaattggctggatctgttgaaaatcgtactccggctgttacacccggctctccgcatgacaccttctagcgcaatgttgagcAATGGGCACGAAagcccatcaccttgtcttagtccccggcgcgattcgaacgaactggagtgttcgcccgaaatcttcacacagttttgcacaccatccaccgttactTTGATCAGTCCGGTAAGCTTCCAAGGGCAGCAGTTCTCGTCCATATTTTTttatagctctacgcggtctatactgtcgtatgccgccttgaagtcAATGCGTTGGGATCTGGTATTcatggcatttttgaaggatttgccgtacagtaaagatctggtccgttgtcgaccGGCCGTCATTGAAGccagcttgataacttcccacgaactcatccACTAATGgcgacagacgacggaagatgatctgggatatcactttgtaggctgcattaaggatggtgatcgctcgaaagttctcacactccagcttgtcgcctttcttgtagatggggcatataaccccttttttccactcctccggtagctgttcagtttcccagaatctgactatcaatttgtacaggcaagtggccagcttttccgggcccatcttgatgagctcagctccgataccatccttaccagctgctttattggtctttagctgttggatggcatccttaactttcctcaaggtgggggctggttggctgactgactgacgtagtcatcttctccgctgccttgactttcactgcctgtactctcagcgccattcaaatgttcctcgtagtgctgcttccaccttttgatcaccacacgttcatcCGTCAAGATGGTACCATcattatccctgcacatttcggctcgcggcacgaagcctttgcgcgATGCGTTGagtttctgatagaacttgtgtgtttcttgagaacggcacatcTGTTCCATCTCCTTGCACTCTGCTTCATCCAGGcgacgtttcttctcctgaaaaaggcgggtctgctgtctccgctttcgtctataacgttccacgttctgccgggtagcttgctgcagcgcgaccgcacATTAACCACGTATACATCATCAGATGTTTTCGTGGTTAAAGTGTAGGCGTGTTGGAAgctatttattcaattacaaaaaatattggtagtgacagaaataaatttacccGTAGGTCCCACTTACCCCTCCAAACAGGGCAAGTGGAACCTATTTTGCTTtgtactgtcgaacgaaactaatttgaaaaatgtagatgttcattttaattaattgcatattattcggcaactcggccgtacgaaaaccatttttttgttaaatatcttggctgtgcatatgcacagcatatgtttcgaaatggacaaattgatatgaaatttgcgaaaagaatccacgtgtcttggagggactcgaaccctcaacctcctactctctagataggcgtgataacccctacacaacaagaccacttaaaggtcacgtttgcggaaaagccatcagaatccgagtaccaacctccaccgcggttagctctcttttttgcaaattgaatatctttcggatgcttggtttgtccaatctccacatgtgctttactattgtatacccacagccaagcgagtgcacattgtttattaaacgagaggatcgcacttcatgccccccagtaactgtctgggcgggacggtatagaatgcgaattcaatcgcactctgctgtgccaaaggcttgcttggctaaagcatttgatgagtttgattgccttaacgtaagcggtcgcgtgtactcagacgactaatgacggtgaaagaccgacacttgattacaattaattgcatattattcggcaactcggccgtacgaaaaccatttttttgttaaatatcttggctgtgcatatgcacagcatatgtttcgatttgcaaaaaagagagctaaccgcggtggaggttggtactcggattctgatggcttttccgcaaacgtgacctttaagtggtcttgttgtgtaggggttatcacgcctatctagagagtaggaggttgagggttcgagtccctccaagacacgtggattctttttcgcaaatttcatatcaatttgtccatttcgaaacatatgctgtgcatatgcacagccaagatatttaacaaaaaatagaTGTTCATGTTCatgagtcgtagtattttcagatcatggatggaggttggTTGCTTGTCggacttttgtttttgcaacaAGAAAGGGATTAAAATGATAGCAGGTATTATAATCCCAAGACAACAGCCtatttactgtttaattggctGTTGTCTTCCTTTCCATTAGATAACATTTGTGCCAAATGTTTTAGGTGGAAAGaataagcaaatctttattcacTTTTTGAATGAAACcccgaaaaaatgcttacgtaattagtgtacggccccatagTTAAAACCTAGGATGTTATAACCATTgctttttacttttttgaatgTGGGAGATAGTTTTcagaatgtaaaatacacatttcacggtgtgtttgtccgaagaggcttattttcaaaaaatcagtatctctaaaacagtcactacacgaaagtatagggtttcctctttcacgtaagtgcatttttaaaatgttctatcgagggtcatttttccatacatttttgggggggggttaaatcggctatcatttgagatttctatggaatttgtaccaaaaatagtgaaaaaataaaaattgttctagatcccccgatagaacattttagtttacccactatatgaaagaggagatcaTTTACTTTCatgtggtgggtgtttcagagatactgatttttgaaaaataatgtttccccatagacacactgggatttttttattccttaatttatttagtaggcactctgtgttcaacgaccgctactgtgccgagatctactcgTATTCTCGTCTctcagaatccacacagaatctatttttagattacaTATTGTCCATGTCATCGTCCGTTCGTTCGTCCATATCGTTAGTCCATTGATGCTTTGATCCGTTTGCCATGTATCGAGTCCGTTGGAAGAATGCTCCGAGAAGAGAGCCAGTTTGTCAGTCGCCGTCGGGTAGCTGTGTTGGTAAGACACGTTCCCCATTACGCCGTACTACTTGCTGCACTTCTAGCGATTGACGAGAGGTTAATGGAGTGGCTGGGAAtggaacccatgaccatccgcttataaAACGGACGTGTAGCCGACTAAATCACGGGACCCCCTTAAAATACACATTTAGTAATAaactgtacaatactttttaaGAACGAAACCAACGAAATCAAACTGCATCTGATCCAGATCTATATGATATACGAGTGTCGAAGATGTTTTTCAttagacaacaatctaaaagtagttaaaatggctctatcaaaaatgttttttagatATGTATCACTTGCCCcatgtaaggtacactgggggaagtggaaaaggaaaaatcgatagtgcatgtttgaattagtgtaaaaccagtttaaatgattcaaatgcgttatcagctattcttaagcacttgtacTTAActaatttgttcgcaaaaaaattgcattcaacggcgaaacttgttatgaataaaaattaatgtgaattatacaatatattgaCCTTTCAGtgctattttcaactttcttatacatttttttttcacatgtaaaacatgtgaaaggcatcaataccgataggtggattaatctggcattttctcatttatatgagtccagtcaccactggaatcacaatgataacaaagaaggaacatattaagattttcagctatcgaaataaaccctggaggtaAGAAacaaattgcgtaattagaacattatccacttcccccgcagtgttcgatacctggggtaagtgtaaaatctttgaattatttactttcttggtacaaaccactaccaattgaatgggattagtttaattgtattacaatggtcacctgtgatataaattcacttgaaaaaagaacaattggtgcaaataagaattaattttatgaatgcaaaaatcaacttttcgcgaaacctaaaataacagttcaagcgttaaccgtgttagtgtatgtattatacagattttaacatagtattagtgtgagcatcaaagtatattcttgcacaatgttatggtgtggtaaaaattgtaaagtatgtacaattccaatttttcgaatcgatttttacacttaccccctttttccacttcaccCAGTGTTCCTaatgttaaaactcaagggcaagtAGAAATAGcaaattttggctttatttaaaacttttaaataattttagacctcacacaattatttaattgctcaatatattcactttccacatcacactattttgttga
Encoded proteins:
- the LOC134206701 gene encoding transducin beta-like protein 2, with the translated sequence MHTLNDESANLIPSSIFHSMLIDEVSRLTVTFDRILFLWSTKEFASAKNRRSFRINVEYDYAVRVRWSPDGRALVAYKYSEGCVEVYKVDKSDGWFLNPTKGSTFPRAHMEDIVGFGIAPDGKYLMTCSNKTDLTVWDVRGNVLEKIDTFLMTTYNAISPCGKFIGACGFMSDVPCGR
- the LOC134208006 gene encoding transducin beta-like protein 2 — translated: MPRCLVTGTYEPTSAAALVAISPSGEVVAIATGNSIQFFNAMSGLSEGFIENMCSGQITALQFDSMGKYLLVCADRYIRIFHNIPGYKVALESAVKKLKQPKMSAAMRERIEMQINENEAFLKKFE